A stretch of the Comamonas testosteroni TK102 genome encodes the following:
- a CDS encoding CBS domain-containing protein, with protein MTTVAEILRAKGNSTIYSVSPSDTMLAALQLMAEKSIGALLVLEGGDIAGIVTERDYARKIALQGRSSASTRVDEVMTRKVHCVLPRQTSEECMSLMTSNRMRHLPVINETRELQGLISIGDIVKEIISAQQFTIHQLEHYISGTPNVNQP; from the coding sequence ATGACGACCGTCGCCGAAATTCTGCGCGCCAAGGGCAACAGTACTATCTACAGCGTTTCTCCCTCCGACACCATGCTGGCTGCGCTGCAGCTCATGGCGGAAAAAAGCATTGGCGCGCTGCTGGTGCTCGAAGGTGGCGATATCGCCGGTATCGTGACCGAGCGCGACTACGCTCGCAAGATCGCGCTGCAGGGTCGAAGCTCGGCCAGCACACGCGTGGACGAGGTCATGACGCGCAAGGTGCATTGCGTGCTGCCGCGCCAGACCAGCGAGGAGTGCATGTCGCTGATGACCAGCAATCGCATGCGCCATCTGCCCGTGATCAACGAGACCCGCGAACTGCAGGGGCTGATTTCGATTGGCGACATCGTCAAGGAAATCATCTCGGCCCAGCAGTTCACGATCCATCAGCTGGAGCACTATATTTCCGGGACACCCAATGTGAATCAGCCCTAG